The nucleotide window TATAGAAAAATATAGAGAACAGATAATTTTAACTTGTAAAACTGAAGCTTATAAAACCAAGGGGGAGGTTAGGTCTGACTTGGAAAATTCTCTAAAATTACTAAAAACTGATTTTTTTGATGTTTATCAGTTACATGAGGTTATCAATGAAGATTTGTTTAAAAAATCAATGGGCTCGGGAGGAGCCTTGGAAGCTATTCTGGAAGCTAAAAAAGATGGCTTGGTTAATTATGTCGGATTTTCATCTCATAGTGAAGAATGGGCACTGGAACTTATGAAACTCTATGATTTTGATACTGTTATGTTCCCTGTAAATTGGAATTACTGGTACAATTATCATCAGGGAGAAGCAGTAATAAAAAAAGCCCGCGAAACGAATAAAGGCATACTGGCTATTAAATCTTTAGCTCAAAGGCGTTGGAAAGATGGTGAGGAAAGGCATGGATATAAAACTTGGTATAAGCCTTTGTTTGATAACGATGAATTGGCCATGCTCGCACTCAAATTTACATTATCAAAAGATATTGATTCTGCAGTTAGTCCGGGCGATAAAAGGTTGTTGTATAAAAGCATTGATTTAATAGAAAATAATAAGGGTTTTTTAAATCTTTCAAATTCTGAAAAAGAAAGATTAGAAGAATTTGTTGATCTATATGGGGGACAACTTTATCCAGTTGTAACATCCTAATCTGTTTTTAGAAATAAAAATACTCCCTCTTTATTCTTGCTAATAACCTTTTCAGTTATTTTCTTTATACCAAAATAATAATCTTTATCTTGGTAATATATTGTTAGAATAAAGGTAGGAAATATGCTTTACTATAAAATAAGGGAAAATAGACAATCTAACGGTGTTTATACTTTAATTAGAAGCTTAACTAACTCCTTTATTTTGTGGATTTTTTGCATATCTTCAATAATTTGGTTACAATTAAAAAATAAAAGCAGACATAAAAATTCACCGATAAAAGATGAGATAATATTTTAGAAGGAGGATATTCAAATGAAATTAAAAGGAAAGAAAATTGGAATTTTAGTTGAAGATTTATATGAAGATTTAGAATTATGGTATCCATATTATAGATTATTAGAAGAAGGTGCCGAAGTGAAGCTCATTGGACCGGAAGCCAAAATCTATAAAAGTAAACACGGATATCCGGCTGAAGCTGATTTATCTGCAGCAGAAGCGAAGGCAAGGGAT belongs to Candidatus Atribacteria bacterium and includes:
- a CDS encoding aldo/keto reductase, with amino-acid sequence MEYRKLGRTGLDVSIISFGGIMLNNMNQEEANKVVSEAIKRGVNLFDVGPTYGDAQNKLGPAIEKYREQIILTCKTEAYKTKGEVRSDLENSLKLLKTDFFDVYQLHEVINEDLFKKSMGSGGALEAILEAKKDGLVNYVGFSSHSEEWALELMKLYDFDTVMFPVNWNYWYNYHQGEAVIKKARETNKGILAIKSLAQRRWKDGEERHGYKTWYKPLFDNDELAMLALKFTLSKDIDSAVSPGDKRLLYKSIDLIENNKGFLNLSNSEKERLEEFVDLYGGQLYPVVTS